A segment of the Fibrobacter succinogenes subsp. succinogenes S85 genome:
GGTCACGCCATTGCGGCCGTTTTCTTCGGCGTAGATAGCGGCGTAGTTGCGGCGGCGTTCGAATTCTTCCGGAGAACGCGGGTTCACAATCTTGATGCCCGTGAGGTCGAGCTGTTCGCGCTGGGCAATCATCTGGATGCGTTCCGGGTTACCAAGCATAATCGGGTGTGCAATGCCTTCGGCCTGAGCCTGGACAGCGGCCTTGAGCATGTTGAGGTTGCTTTCGGCAAACACGACGCGCTTCGGGTTGCTGCGAGCGGTATCGCTGAACTGACGGATGAGCTTGTTGTCATAACCCATCATGTCGCGGAGGCGATCGTAGTAAGCGTCCCAATCGGTAATCGGCTTGCGGGCCACGCCACTTTCAATAGCAGCCTTGGCAACAGCGATAGAAACTTCCGTGAGGAGGCGCGGATCGAGCGGCTTCGGAATCAAGTATTCCTTGCCAAACGTGAAGCGCTGTGAGTTGTATGCAATGTTCACCACATCCGGAACCGGCTTGTGAGCGAGAGCGGCAATCGCGCGGACAGCAGCGTGCTTCATGTGTTCGTTAATCGTCGTTGCACGCACGTCGAGAGCGCCACGGAAGATGTACGGGAAACCGATAACATTGTTCACCTGGTTCGGATAGTCGCTACGGCCCGTTGCAAAGATGAGGTCGCCACGGCTTGCCATAGCTTCTTCGTAGCTGATTTCCGGAGTCGGGTTTGCAAGCGCAAAGACAATCGGCTGGTCGGCCATGCTGCGGACCATTTCGCGAGTAAGGATGTTACCCTTGGAGAGGCCGACGAACACGTCTGCGCCCTTCATGGCATCTTCGAGCGTTTCGATATCGGTGCGTTCCGTTGCAAAGAATGCCTTTGCTTCGGTGAGGCCCTTGCGGTCCTTGCGGATAACGCCCTTGCTATCGCACATCACAAGATTTTCCTTCTTGAGACCGAGAGACAAGTAGAGGCGTGTGCAAGCACAAGCGGCAGCGCCAGCGCCGTTCACAACCATCTTCACGTTGCGAATGCTCTTGCCAGCAACTTCGATTGCGTTCAAGAGGCCTGCGGAAGAAATGATTGCCGTACCGTGCTGGTCATCGTGCATCACCGGAATATCGAGTTCAGCCTTGAGCGTGTCTTCGATTTCGAAGCATTCCGGAGCCTTGATGTCTTCGAGGTTGATGCCGCCGAACGTTGGGGCAATACCCTTCACGATTTCGATAAACTTCTTCGGATCCTTTTCGTTGATTTCGATGTCGAACACGTCAATGCCCGCATAAATCTTGAAAAGCAAAGCCTTGCCTTCCATCACCGGCTTACCAGCGAGTGCGCCAATATCGCCGAGACCAAGCACAGCCGTACCGTTACTGATCACAGCGACGAGGTTACCCTTGCCCGTGTATTCGTAAGCGAGGTTCTGGTCTTTTTCGATTTCAAGACACGGTGAAGCCACGCCCGGCGTGTATGCAAGGCCCAAGTCCGTCTGCGTGCTGTGCGGCTTGGTAGGCACGATTTCGATCTTGCCCGGCTTGCCCATGGAATGGTATTGGAGAGCCATTTCCTTTAAGTCTTTTCCCATTTCGTTCTCCTGTGAGTCATAACTTTTTTCAAGCGCAAATTTAGAAAAATTTACACAACAATAAAAGGGTGCCAAAAATGTGTTTTTTGTTACATTTTTACCCAAAATTGCTATAGTTAAGCCGCAAATAAGACTTTTAGCTCCCATACGACGCGCGTATTACAAAAAATGAAACAAAACATCAAACAGACAGTCCTCGAAAACGGAATTACCATTTTAACAGATTACATGCCGCACGCCTATTCTGCAGCCGTCGGCGTTTGGGTCCCGCGTGGGAGTCGCCACGAAGCAAGCGATGAATTCGGGCTCAGCCATTTTTACGAGCACCTCGTTTTCAAGGGAACCGAGAACCGCACCGCACTTGAAATTGCGCATGCAATCGAAGACCGCGGCGGGAATCTCGAAGCGTACACGACACGCCAAGAAACAGGCTTTTACGCGCAAGTTGAAAGCAGCGATATGCCGCTTGCCATCGACGTGATTTCGGACATGCTCATGCACCCGCGCTTCGACAAGAAAGAAATGGAAAAGGAGCGCCACGTCATCATCGAGGAAGTCCACAGCTACGACGACATCCCCGAAGAACTCGTGGGCGACATCTTCAATGCGATTCATTTCAAGGGTTGTGGTCTTGCACATTCCATCACCGGAAACGTGAAGCAAGTTCAAGCTCTTACGCGCAAGCAAATGCTCAAGTACGGGCATCAAGTCACCGACGAAATCCCGCTTTACGTTTGCGCTTCGGGTAAAGTCAAGCACGAAGAACTCGTAGAACTTTGTGCTAAAAAATTCGAACAAAAAAAGATTAACGGAATAACACCCGAAGACATCTACACGCCAAATCAAGGCATCAAGATTGTACAGAAAAGCGACATTACGCAATCGAACCTTTTCTGGGGTTTAAGCTTTGACCGTTCGCAGATGAGCGACCGTGACCGCAGCGCGTTTTCGCTTTTCAATGTGGCTATGGGCGCAGGCATGGCATCGCGCTTGTTCCAAAAAATCCGCGAAGACAAAGGTCTTGCCTACTCCGTGTACTCTACCGCAGACCTTTACAAGGACTGCGTGGACTGGGGCATTTCGCTTGCGACCGAGCCGCACCAGCTCAAGACCGCCCTTGCGCTTTCCATCGCCGAAGTCAAGAAGTTCCTGCGTCACGGGTTCATCAAGGATGAACTCGAACGCACCAAGACGAATATCCTCGGCGGACTCCACCTCGGTGCAGACAGTCCCGAAAAGCGCGTAATCCGCATGGCGGAACAGACGCTCCACCTCGGCGAGTTCCACACCATGGAATACGCCGAAAAGCAAATACGTTCCATCACCGAAGACGAAGTCCTCGCAACCGTCAACCGTTTGCTCAGCACGGCAAAATATTCCATCGCCGTCGTCGAACCCAAGAGCAAAAAGAAGACCGTCCTCGACGTGGATTTGTTCTAGCACGTGTCACCCCGGACTCCGTTCCGGGAACGGTATTTTCAACGCAAATACAAAAAGTACCCCGCCTTTTCGGGCGGGGTACAATTTCTCGCGTTTTCGCTAAGTCAGGACTTAAGCAGCCTTCACGATTTCGACGACCTTAGCAAATGCTGCCGGATCGGCGACGGCGGAACACGACCGCATGCTCATTGATCAAAAAACGAGACTCCGACTATTCGCATGCTCTCGCCTACATCGCCAGCTTACGCCTGGCGACTCCAGCTCACACTTGGCCATCGCCTTAAATGTAAAAACGCCCCACTCGCAAGGAGCAGGGCGAATTTCTCGCGTTTTCGCTAAGTCAGAACTTAAGCAGCCTTCACGATTTCGACGACCTTAGCAAATGCTGCCGGATCGGCGACGGCCAAGTCAGCGAGAACCTTGCGGTTCATGTTGATGTTAGCCTTGGAAAGCTTGTAAATGAACTGGCTATAGCTGATGCCGAATTCACGAACAGCAGCGTTCAAGCGAGTGATCCACAGAGAGCGGAAATCACCCTTCTTGTCGCGGCGGTGTGCATAGGCATACTGACCAGCGTGGGCAACGGCGTCAATAGCAAGGCGAAGGTTCGACTTGCGGCGGCCATAGTAACCCTTGGCGGCCTTGAGGATTTTTTTGCGGCGTTCGCGGGAAGGAACTCTAGTTTTTGCGCGTGGCATTCTTACTCTCCTTATGCTACGACAAGCAGACGCTTGACATGATAGGTATCGACTTTCTTAACGAGAGCGCCCTTACGAAGGTTACGCTTACGCTTAGTGTTCATCTTAGCTTGAATGTGGCGCATACCAGCGCGCTTGAACTTGACATGGCCGGAACCAGTCACGCGGAAGCGCTTCTTAGCACCGCTGTGAGTTTTCATCTTAGGCATTTTTACCTCGTAGGTTAATAGTTAAGCCTCACCTGCTGCCTTTGGCTCGGTTACGGGCTTCGGTGCCTGGTCTTGTTTCTTACCGGCACCACGTTTTGGACCGTAGATAGAAAGCATTGTGTTGCCTTCCACCCGCGAATCCATTTCCAAATCGCCAAACGGAGCCAAGTCTTCCTTGGCGCGTTCCATAAGGCGCTTGCCGTAGTCCATGTGCGCCATTTCGCGTCCACGGAACTGCATGATAAGTTTCACCTTCATACCGTCCTGCAAGAACTCGCCAGCCTGCTTGATGCGGTACTGGTAGTCGTTCTCGGCAGTCTTCGGATGCATCTTGATTTCCTTGAGCTTCACCACGTGCTGCTTGGCCTTTGCAGCCTTAGCCTTCTTCAGTTGTTCGAACTTGTACTTGCCGTAGTTGATGATGCGGCAGACAGGCGGCTTAGCATTCGGGGAGACTTCCACAAGGTCCAGTCCGGCGTCTTTCGCCATCTGCAATGCCTTGCTCGTCTCGATGATGATAGCTTCGCCATCTTCTTTCACGAGACGAATCGGAGAGATATGGATATCTTCGTTGATACGGGTCCCATCGCTGGGACGGTTGGGCATGCGACGATCGCGCGGATTAGGGAACAAGTATGCTACCTCTGATATGATTGTTTTGTTATTGCGAGCGTAAATTTAGAATTTTTTTCATATTTTTCCAACAACTTTTTTTAAGAACCCCTTTAAAAAGCGCAATATTTTTGTATAATTGTCCATGCTCGCGGCGGTAGCTCAATGGTAGAGCCTTAGCCTTCCAAGCTAATGGTTGCCGGTTCGATCCCGGTCCGCCGCTCTTAGACCTCTTTTTCGAGAGGTCTTTTTTTATTCAACGGGATGCCGGGGTTGCCATACACGCGGACTTTCACTTCCACGAGATTTTCAACTTGCGTTTGGCGTTCGCGCAATCCGTCAAATAAGAATCCATCAGTACCTGATACGGAATGCCAAGTTCCTCGGCCATATTCTTGAAATAGTCGATAGTTTCAACATTCAGCCTGATTGTAATTTGCTTCTTGAGAACTTTGGCATACGGGTTCTTCACCGCCTTCATTTTTGAAAAATCATATTCTTTCTTCATAAGCATTCTCCTTTTCTCGCGTTCCAATAATATTGAAATTCCTTCTTTGTAGCTTTCCGAGCACTGATTATACGATTAACCAAAACATTGGGATTCAAACCATTCCATTCAGTAAAGATGACAACTAGAGTTCTTAAACAAGACGACAGCCCTATAAGAATAGACCTATCTTCCTGTGCTGAATGTTCCACATCAAAGAACACCCTCGCATATTCATCTTCAAAGCAAGTTTTAGCCTCCTCAAATGAAACATCATGCTTCTTTTGATTAATCGCATTTTTCTTTTCATCCCACGCGAATTCTATTTGCATACAGCACTCCGCGTCATAATTATAATATAATTATTAAATTTAAAACAAGCAACTTTAGCTTTATCACAAGTACAAACTTTAATCATTATAAAGTTCCCTTTTTACGGACCGCGCCGTAACGCAGCAGAGAATCAAACCCCTACCATACTATATACACGCTTTTTTGAGCTATTTGACCCACTATTTTTTTGTAAAATTTTTCACAACAAAAAAAACTCCAGCTTTACAAGCCAGAGTTTTTCAATCCAACAGTATTTTTTACAAATCACTTTTTTGAGGGTTTCCTACACCTTTCAAAATCTCAAGCACTCCTCTTGAATATGGTGTTGCAGGAGCCGCCTCCAGCGCATTCCCTGGAGTGCAAGAACACCTCTTGTGTTTTTTAAGTTCGTCTTGAGAAGGCATTTCCAAACCCACGGCATCGTACATATCCTTGGACAGTTTCGCCCAATCGCCATAACTAGAATCCGCGTCATTCATCAATCCAAAAGAGAAAAACGAAAAGCCAGCATTTTTAGCCGCTTGCACTAACGGCTTATAAGAACGAAGCTGCTGGAGAAATTCTTCGCGGGTTCCATTCGGCTCCAGCACAAAAAGAATATCATTCGTATCAAGGCGGTCTTCGGCCTGCTTGCGCAATTCAACCAAATTCCAGGCAACTTCATCAAGAGCAGACAACGGAGCCACAACAACATTGTCGCTACGGAGTTTCAACTTTTTCTTCAACGGTGGCGGCATTATTCCACCTTCTCCAAGCCCAACAGCATTATACATCTTATGGTTCTTATCAACGATTACGCTATCAAGCACACCATTCTTTTCAGAGTACAACGCCCACATAATGCGTCCAGGATCATCAGCGCTTTCGCAATGGAGCGTCACATAGCGCTTTCCATATCGGTCAGACAATGTTGTATAAAAAATATTAGGCGAGAAACCGCCCTTAGCGCCAACGACCATAAAATCCTTTGCAATCATTACAGAAAGATCAAGGGTATGGCAGTCCGCCCAACAAAGTGTCG
Coding sequences within it:
- a CDS encoding BrnT family toxin, with the protein product MQIEFAWDEKKNAINQKKHDVSFEEAKTCFEDEYARVFFDVEHSAQEDRSILIGLSSCLRTLVVIFTEWNGLNPNVLVNRIISARKATKKEFQYYWNARKGECL
- a CDS encoding NADP-dependent malic enzyme, translated to MGKDLKEMALQYHSMGKPGKIEIVPTKPHSTQTDLGLAYTPGVASPCLEIEKDQNLAYEYTGKGNLVAVISNGTAVLGLGDIGALAGKPVMEGKALLFKIYAGIDVFDIEINEKDPKKFIEIVKGIAPTFGGINLEDIKAPECFEIEDTLKAELDIPVMHDDQHGTAIISSAGLLNAIEVAGKSIRNVKMVVNGAGAAACACTRLYLSLGLKKENLVMCDSKGVIRKDRKGLTEAKAFFATERTDIETLEDAMKGADVFVGLSKGNILTREMVRSMADQPIVFALANPTPEISYEEAMASRGDLIFATGRSDYPNQVNNVIGFPYIFRGALDVRATTINEHMKHAAVRAIAALAHKPVPDVVNIAYNSQRFTFGKEYLIPKPLDPRLLTEVSIAVAKAAIESGVARKPITDWDAYYDRLRDMMGYDNKLIRQFSDTARSNPKRVVFAESNLNMLKAAVQAQAEGIAHPIMLGNPERIQMIAQREQLDLTGIKIVNPRSPEEFERRRNYAAIYAEENGRNGVTFEEARDDMFEPNHFGMMMVKVGDADALISGGYSKYSETIELAKEIIGIRPEYKHFGAMHILSTKKGTFFLADTLVNRDPDAETLVDIVKLTHDAVRFFAHEPVMAMLSYANFGSDKEAARGTVNKVREAVKTIHEQYPDYVLDGEMQVNVALDKDLRDTKYPFNKIKGQTVNTLIFPCLSSANTTCKMLLEMGVGESIGPVQMGLNKPVHFTDSDASVHDIFNLTVAAVIDAIVQEKKDEEKNKKKFDKIW
- the rplT gene encoding 50S ribosomal protein L20 — translated: MPRAKTRVPSRERRKKILKAAKGYYGRRKSNLRLAIDAVAHAGQYAYAHRRDKKGDFRSLWITRLNAAVREFGISYSQFIYKLSKANINMNRKVLADLAVADPAAFAKVVEIVKAA
- a CDS encoding CopG family antitoxin translates to MKKEYDFSKMKAVKNPYAKVLKKQITIRLNVETIDYFKNMAEELGIPYQVLMDSYLTDCANAKRKLKISWK
- the infC gene encoding translation initiation factor IF-3 encodes the protein MPNRPSDGTRINEDIHISPIRLVKEDGEAIIIETSKALQMAKDAGLDLVEVSPNAKPPVCRIINYGKYKFEQLKKAKAAKAKQHVVKLKEIKMHPKTAENDYQYRIKQAGEFLQDGMKVKLIMQFRGREMAHMDYGKRLMERAKEDLAPFGDLEMDSRVEGNTMLSIYGPKRGAGKKQDQAPKPVTEPKAAGEA
- the rpmI gene encoding 50S ribosomal protein L35; the protein is MPKMKTHSGAKKRFRVTGSGHVKFKRAGMRHIQAKMNTKRKRNLRKGALVKKVDTYHVKRLLVVA
- a CDS encoding M16 family metallopeptidase — protein: MKQNIKQTVLENGITILTDYMPHAYSAAVGVWVPRGSRHEASDEFGLSHFYEHLVFKGTENRTALEIAHAIEDRGGNLEAYTTRQETGFYAQVESSDMPLAIDVISDMLMHPRFDKKEMEKERHVIIEEVHSYDDIPEELVGDIFNAIHFKGCGLAHSITGNVKQVQALTRKQMLKYGHQVTDEIPLYVCASGKVKHEELVELCAKKFEQKKINGITPEDIYTPNQGIKIVQKSDITQSNLFWGLSFDRSQMSDRDRSAFSLFNVAMGAGMASRLFQKIREDKGLAYSVYSTADLYKDCVDWGISLATEPHQLKTALALSIAEVKKFLRHGFIKDELERTKTNILGGLHLGADSPEKRVIRMAEQTLHLGEFHTMEYAEKQIRSITEDEVLATVNRLLSTAKYSIAVVEPKSKKKTVLDVDLF